One Aphidius gifuensis isolate YNYX2018 linkage group LG5, ASM1490517v1, whole genome shotgun sequence genomic region harbors:
- the LOC122857760 gene encoding probable serine/threonine-protein kinase DDB_G0282963 isoform X9 encodes MSTQSGITSKGEKGKSKFQSLDINSLYRVSRGETLEQHQQKSTLPRKHGMQSLGKVPSARRPPANLPSLKSEFNNTDPAVCLVPTGGSGWATTKETTTTTSTTTTTTTDPVVQSDNIQQKSHQQQCLTTPITTQEPTLPTQQQNSSADCGNKSSWSAIMTRPGEAEGSWIQGGSRTAGGSGNGNTQVAQALPTQSSSTTPSTTQLETERVNSVQSSGIISAQPNQNQQQQQNSNQQNQQNLHHYRGLIPPFMYRGNFPPGGFPSQFPSNMSNSGPRPPRFNNNSNNNISNNNNNNDRQQGGQQRPLPLEEEIISRPIIKEEELSRMDEISHDAGWATHDDIDYNQKLAFSDDDGEGDTLMIIHKKEGNNINKKNTLSSSSSSSPPPPQQQQTTKDDVKQLEITRISTIEDNNKEIRPKDNSGHRSWYQERTVGQRDYRSNGPSSSNHNYNNNINNNNNSSSSINNSSNQSRQSLISTTISTNTATGTTNTSSIAASTTATATTTTSTTRGVEEEEVWTQRRREQGEKVASAVERARQRKEEEEKRYQESTKQAAERKLRDFEQKLKDNKIINNNNNNKLKDDDTNNVAVEISKNNNIINIQPVSSSIPLPEWERDTSDRSRTPSESKDDNNKNENYSRGNYRQDNVTRAERERDRDQRETRDRERDQREQPAFSRHFQSNLPPRFQKQQAERGVSSHFNNRMSPNSDRSISAGSSSTQYSQQYETSNSRWSSSKQSHSLPVGQRGPRIRADSELSNSHDDDNNISRSRDHPPLRRDDRYRHHGSFDSRKSYHDDGYNRNYKDDYDTDVRHSRDVWERERNFYDERNRENYRDNRDGRDTRDNRDNRDNRDTRDTRDKDYDSYNKSYRDERSVDNDWTREQQLERPQRTDSRDSRISKTRDDDNNKSTSWSHEPLSDYDDKREFNRDRRQPPGPITREKLQAAEDAQKDKRTSLIQLKRGGTTIIEHDDNNDSSKETSIPTATSTSSSSTTTTTTTNIVINKDDVWTRKTSDVELKSTAWADDSSPTFEKDDQDAADGDIDDNNDHQDDNNIDEDNEKIDKTIKYDIAELKKSIEKLNIDDSQIGNDNNHEIIDDIKDENFKDDKRDKNTRNRTNSGGSSRGASTLSSRGVSNRNWNSATNSYNMYASTRGAGWRGPESRGGRRGGSGSGSGGSGGSRMMMGRPGSAKSNASGSYPIHTDSEMSGDEMSASTEFGKEDISKKNIDSTTKIIIIDKDERNRENISRKNDDKRNNDTSYTRNDKIRTTNNYDNRREGFAPSGEPSRRGRGGFRVRGATVTGSRMEGYGPPPSKSPFSTEHTSSRSTTDDKQNTDLNETTITTNLTSETTDDKIIAKQQALNAGLTSKRGKSPINKQTNDMKNQIKKDVTKRNVRDNRRVTNTSKQTEGNEEWETTSENSEEHVDTHDKSSLHNNKGYNNNNNNQRGPCNNNSRRNTDSTRNDKSKPLVNNPQRVGQTTTSTTTTTTTSTTDNNKKNPVFNQQRPMQSQSQNGRLRNSSALSSSSSSRFDNKTSNVNMKEITVSQVDEIKLNDPNIVDQSIKDIKNKSLGKTTKSDVDYRDQANNCQSTDSSDDKTVDTDGFQEVRSKKNIKESRGQKDTTVETTKSLTHQRKDGKNDKDRERDRSKSKSNGPQATPTAVSTASVATTVAASATAAATTTTTSSTTAAVSLTTSSSSTSSSSSSSSVTQTQQNIPPLLGQTISQPPNMNQKQFDRNATRQKLPPRFQKQRLAKQQPSDSNTVESSNNKISNTSNFVKESSGSGPAPPPAINAWDKPFTSQIRENSPGLTGDVQLIPGITGQEHEQLNSAVGNQRNSPNAADKTRTTINKETDKNTSDNASSPPVQTLIFENTNYSKTTKTSTNIVNQTTSDIAVKSKFNQNHMKQYKRCTDSDDDQINSLHSQHSHHQQQQQQQQQQHQQQQQQHQQQQQHHQQQQQQQQQQQQQQHHHHHHHHHNQQQQAMAAAFSNKTNELVNDNNKNQQQQEPIQMPISSFNKTDDSADMKLDFDFNSDLSQLTDDKTKSLTMPRSIHMSGSGHSTISPSTADLNLKIASVKKVWESATMPTVVEHEDGNVVSSGGNNNTFTQSFENQDVDDNYNPHQQYNQSGMKNDITTSTNACKLVPPQIKPQQQSSGVQVTGSTVQGPSSIGPPGQSPIGHPPASGLQGPLSPPPFNTGQPSHINYQEFPQYPGSQAAQYGSMSAIPSPPAVLFNTGSGQLPAQASGLYGAFQLDQSRSPFTQYPPYGPSLQNSFNPQNLYLQHNPPPPPPPHAQNQQTPDMYQNNLSQYRINLSQPTAAPPPFGQNQQLSNNPNTVLMSSNSNSLMSASVKPASQQIGAIGTKAPHYQTQSAPQSNQVTYIPYDPNQVLGGNYMGNSALVQRPGPSVQPSANSYYSATSAGKPNIPLYVFPGSQTGFYQPGGGAQQTSTYHGLQGFNQHNQSLATGSATPVGLQNFSSQFLSNSNMQIAAAAVQQYRNPSASGGGSSSSSSSTSSLPAPANAAATFLNKHQQQEQPRQLKSPSGNQQDVLASVFSSAPQISSPKSRNCKQQSQSPHQQQQQQQQQQQQQQQQQQSSNQHHKYQHYPGVSQSALVGNYNNYVLQQNVRGMGMPRGGAIQPSQQRYPPPIQRPVVPFPQGPNNQQQQNCMPNQQQSQQQQHQQHQQQQQNQINRPRPNMHQQRNMKMQQQYYSGQGQCRNGNVKMDSNDKNDNHNDKIVDQASGNKNVTQENDSKEEVNQQNE; translated from the exons ATGTCGACTCAGTCAGGGATAACGTCGAAGGGGGAGAAAGGAAAATCAAAATTTCAATCATTAGACATAAATAGTTTGTATCGTGTTAGTAGAGGTGAAACATTggaacaacatcaacaaaaaagtACATTACCACGTAAACATGGCATGCAAAGTTTGGGAAAGGTGCCATCGGCACGTCGGCCACCAGCAAATTTACCAAGTTTAAaaagtgaatttaataatactgatCCAGCTGTTTGTCTAGTACCAACCGGTGGTAGTGGCTGGGCAACAACaaaagaaacaacaacaacaacatcaacaacaactacaacaacaacagatcCAGTTGTTCAATCAgataat aTTCAACAAAAATCCCATCAACAACAATGTCTAACAACGCCAATTACAACACAAGAACCAACACTACCAACtcaacaacaaaattcatCTGCAGATTGTGGAAACAAATCATCATGGAGTGCAATTATGACACGACCAGGAGaag cagAAGGAAGTTGGATACAAGGTGGCAGTCGTACAGCAGGTGGTTCAGGAAATGGGAATACTCAGGTGGCCCAGGCCCTCCCAACACAATCATCCTCGACAACCCCATCAACAACACAATTAGAAACAGAACGAGTAAATTCGGTCCAATCGTCTGGCATTATTTCAGCCCAACCAAaccaaaatcaacaacaacaacaaaattcaaatcaacaaaatcaacaaaatcttCATCATTATCGTGGTTTGATACCACCATTTATGTACAGAGGGAATTTTCCACCAGGTGGTTTTCCCTCGCAATTTCCATCTAACATGAGTAACAGTGGACCACGTCCACCtcgttttaataataatagtaataataatattagtaataataataataataatgaccgTCAACAAGGTGGACAACAACGTCCATTACCTCTTGAAGAGGAAATAATATCACGTCcaataataaaagaagaagaattaTCAAGAATGGACGAAATATCACATGATGCTGGATGGGCAACAcatgatgatattgattatAATCAAAAGTTGGCATtcagtgatgatgatggtgaggGAGATACACTAAtgattatacataaaaaagaaggtaataatattaataaaaaaaatacattatcatcatcctcatcatcatcaccaccaccacctcaacaacaacaaaccaCAAAAGATGATGttaaacaattagaaataacaagaatatcaacaattgaagataataataaagaaatacgGCCTAAAGATAATAGTGGTCATAGATCTTGGTATCAAGAACGTACTGTTGGACAACGTGATTATCGTTCAAATGGTCCATCATCAAGTAaccataattataataataatattaataataataataatagtagtagtagtattaataatagtagtaaTCAATCACGTCAATCACTTATTTCTACTACTATATCTACTAATACTGCCACTGGTACTACAAATACTTCTTCTATAGCTGCTAGTACAACAGCTACagctacaacaacaacatcaacaacaagaggtgttgaagaagaagaagtatGGACACAACGACGTCGTGAACAAGGTGAAAAAGTTGCATCGGCTGTTGAACGTGCACGTCAAcgtaaagaagaagaagaaaaacgtTATCAAGAATCAACAAAACAAGCTGCTGAACGTAAATTACGTGattttgaacaaaaattaaaagataataaaattattaataataataataataataaattaaaagatgatgatacaaataatgttgctgttgaaattagtaaaaataataatattataaatattcagccggtatcatcatcaataccaTTACCAGAATGGGAACGTGATACTTCTGATAGATCACGTACACCATCAGAAAgtaaagatgataataataaaaatgaaaattattcacGTGGTAATTATAGACAAGATAATGTAACACGTGCTGAAAGAGAACGTGATCGTGATCAACGTGAAACACGTGATCGTGAAAGAGATCAACGTGAACAACCAGCATTTTCACGTCATTTTCAAAGTAATTTACCACCAAGATTTCAAAAACAACAAGCTGAACGTGGTGTATCAAGTCATTTTAATAATCGCATGTCACCAAATTCAGATAGATCAATATCAGCTGGATCATCATCAACACAATATTCACAACAATATGAAACATCAAATAGTAGATGGTCATCTTCAAAACAATCGCATTCCTTGCCAGTTGGTCAACGTGGTCCACGTATACGAGCTGATTCTGAATTATCAAATtctcatgatgatgataataatatttcacgtTCACGTGATCATCCTCCATTACGTCGTGATGATAGATATCGTCATCATGGTTCATTTGATTCACGTAAATCATATCATGATGATGGATATAATAGAAATTACAAAGATGATTATGATACAGATGTAAGACATTCACGTGATGTTTGGGAAAgagaaagaaatttttatgatgaacGTAATAGAGAAAATTATCGTGATAATCGTGATGGACGTGATACACGTGACAACCGTGATAATCGTGATAATCGTGATACACGTGACACACGTGATAAAGATTATGATtcatataataaatcatatcGTGATGAACGTTCAGTAGATAATGATTGGACTCGTGAACAACAATTAGAACGTCCACAACGAACAGATTCACGTGATTCACGTATATCAAAAACAcgagatgatgataataataaatcaacatcTTGGTCACATGAACCATTGTctgattatgatgataaacGTGAATTTAATCGTGACAGACGTCAACCACCTGGTCCAATAACACGTGAAAAATTACAAGCTGCTGAGGATGCACAAAAAGATAAACGTACATcattaatacaattaaaacGTGGTGGTACAACAATTATTGAAcacgatgataataatgattcatcaaaaGAAACATCAATACCAAcagcaacatcaacatcatcatcatcaacaacaacaacaacaacaacaaatattgttattaataaagatGATGTTTGGACACGTAAAACAAGtgatgttgaattaaaatcaACAGCTTGGGCTGATGATTCATCACCAACATTTGAAAAAGATGATCAAGATGCTGCTGATggtgatattgatgataataatgatcatcaagatgataataatattgatgaagataatgaaaaaattgataaaacaattaaatatgataTTGCTGAActgaaaaaaagtattgaaaaattaaatattgatgattcacaaattggtaatgataataatcatgaaattattgatgatattaaagatgaaaattttaaagatgataaacgtgataaaaatacaagaaatcgTACAAATAGTGGTGGTTCATCACGTGGTGCTTCAACATTATCATCTCGTGGTGTTAGTAATAGAAATTGGAATAGTGCTACAAACAGTTACAATATGTATGCATCAACACGTGGTGCTGGCTGGCGTGGACCAGAATCACGTGGGGGTAGACGTGGTGGTAGTGGTAGTGGTAGCGGTGGTAGTGGTGGCTCACGAATGATGATGGGTCGTCCAGGTTCAGCTAAAAGTAATGCAAGTGGATCATATCCAATTCATACTGATTCAGAAATGAGTGGTGATGAAATGTCTGCTTCAACTGAATTTGGTAAAGAAgatattagtaaaaaaaatattgattcaacaacaaaaattattattattgataaagacGAAAGAAATCgtgaaaatatatcaagaaaaaatgatgataaacgtAATAATGATACGTCATATACaagaaatgataaaatacgtacaacaaataattatgataatcgTAGAGAAGGTTTTGCACCATCTGGTGAACCATCACGTCGTGGACGTGGGGGGTTTCGTGTACGTGGAGCAACAGTAACTGGCAGCAGAATGGAAGGATATGGACCACCACCAAGTAAAAGTCCATTTTCAACAGAACATACATCATCACGTTCAACAACagatgataaacaaaatactgatttaaatgaaacaacaataacaacaaatttaacaagtgaaacaactgatgataaaattatagcTAAACAACAAGCATTAAATGCTGGTTTAACTAGTAAACGTGGTAAATcaccaataaataaacaaacaaatgatatgaaaaatcaaattaaaaaagatgtAACTAAAAGAAATGTACGTGATAATCGTCGTGTTACAAATACATCTAAACAAACAGAAGGCAATGAAGAATGGGAAACAACATCAGAAAATAGTGAAGAACATGTTGATACTCATGATAAATCTtcattacataataataaaggatataataataataataataatcaacgtGGCCcatgcaataataattcacgTAGAAATACAGATAGTACAAGAAATGACAAGTCAAAGCCATTAGTTAATAATCCACAAAGAGTAGGACAAACAACAACatcgacaacaacaacaacaacaacatcaacaacagataataataaaaaaaatccagtaTTTAATCAACAACGACCAATGCAAAGTCAAAGTCAAAATGGAAGACTGAGAAATTCTTCTGCAttgtcatcgtcatcatcatcaagatttgataataaaacaagtaaTGTTAATATGAAAGAAATAACAGTTTCTCAAGTTGAtgagattaaattaaatgatccaaatattgttgatcaatcaataaaagatattaaaaataaatcattaggaaaaacaacaaaatctGATGTTGATTATAGAGATCAAGCAAATAATTGTCAATCAACTGATTCATCAGATGATAAAACTGTTGATACTGATGGTTTTCAAGAAGtgagatcaaaaaaaaatattaaagaatcACGTGGACAAAAAGATACAACTGTTGAAACAACAAAATCTTTGACCCATCAACGTAAAGAtggtaaaaatgataaagatcGAGAACGTGATCGTTCAAAGTCTAAATCAAATGGTCCACAAGCAACACCAACAGCAGTATCAACAGCATCAGTTGCAACCACAGTAGCAGCttcagcaacagcagcagcaacaacaacaacgacatcATCAACCACAGCAGCAGTCTCATTGACAACATCGTCATCATCgacgtcatcatcatcatcgtcatcctCAGTAACACAGACTCAACAAAATATACCTCCTTTACTTGGTCAAACAATATCTCAACCACCTAATATGaatcaaaaacaatttgatCGTAATGCTACACGTCAAAAATTACCACCAAGATTCCAAAAACAAAGATTGGCAAAGCAACAACCATCAGACAGTAATACTGTTGAatcttcaaataataaaattagtaatACAAGTAATTTTGTTAAAGAATCAAGTGGAAGTGGTCCAGCACCACCACCAGCAATTAATGCGTGGGACAAACCATTTACAAGTCAAATACGTGAAAATTCACCAGGTTTAACTGGCGATGTGCAACTTATTCCTGGTATCACTGGACAAGAACatgaacaattaaattcaGCTGTTGGTAATCAAAGAAATTCACCAAATGCTGCTGATAAAACaagaacaacaataaataaagaaacagataaaaatacaagtgatAATGCATCATCACCACCAGTTCAAAcacttatttttgaaaatacaaattattcaaaaacaacaaaaacatcGACAAATATTGTTAATCAAACAACATCAGATATTGCTGttaaatctaaatttaatcaaaatcaTATGAAACAATATAAACGTTGTACTGATAGCGATGATGATCAAATAAATAGTCTTCATTCGCAACATTcccatcatcaacaacaacaacaacaacaacagcagcaacatcaacaacaacagcaacaacatcagcaacaacaacaacaccatcaacagcagcagcaacaacaacaacaacaacaacaacagcaacatcatcatcatcaccatcatcatcataatcagcAACAACAAGCAATGGCTGCtgcattttcaaataaaacaaatgaattggtcaatgataataataaaaatcaacaacaacaagaaccAATACAAATGccaatttcatcatttaataaaacagATGATAGTGCTGATATGAAActtgattttgattttaactctgatttatcacaattaactgatgataaaacaaaaagtttAACTATGCCACGTTCAATTCATATGAGTGGTAGTGGTCACAGTACAATATCACCATCAACTgctgatttaaatttaaaaatagcatCTGTTAAAAAAGTATGGGAATCAGCAACAATGCCAACAGTTGTTGAACATGAAGATGGTAATGTTGTAAGTAGtggtggtaataataatacatttactCAAAGTTTTGAAAATCAAGATGtcgatgataattataatccacatcaacaatataatcAAAGTGGTATGAAAAATGAcataacaacatcaacaaatgcATGTAAACTTGTTCCACCACAAATTAaaccacaacaacaatcaTCTGGTGTACAAGTTACTGGTTCAACAGTACAAGGACCAAGTTCAATTGGTCCACCAGGACAAAGTCCAATTGGTCATCCACCAGCAAGTGGTTTACAGGGACCACTTAGTCCACCTCCATTTAATACTGGTCAACCATctcatattaattatcaagaattTCCACAATATCCTGGTTCACAGGCAGCTCAATATGGCAGTATGTCTGCAATTCCATCACCACCAGctgtattatttaatactgGATCTGGTCAATTACCAGCTCAAGCAAGTGGTTTATATGGTGCATTCCAATTGGATCAAAGTAGATCTCCATTTACTCAATATCCACCATATGGTCCATCAttacaaaattcatttaatccACAAAATCTTTATCTTCAACACAatccaccacctccaccaccaccacatgCACAAAATCAACAAACTCCTGATatgtatcaaaataatttatcacaatatCGTATCAATTTATCACAACCAACAGCAGCACCACCACCATTTGgacaaaatcaacaattgaGTAATAATCCAAATACTGTGCTAATGAGCTCAAATTCAAATTCACTTATGTCAGCAAGTGTTAAACCAGCATCACAACAAATTGGTGCAATTGGTACTAAAGCACCACATTATCAAACTCAATCAGCACCACAATCAAATCAG gtaaCATATATACCTTATGATCCAAATCAAGTACTTGGTGGTAATTACATGGGTAATTCGGCACTTGTGCAGAGACCAGGACCAAGTGTACAACCATCGGCAAACAGCTATTATAGCGCCACGTCCGCCGGTAAACCTAACATACCTCTGT aTGTTTTTCCGGGTTCACAAACTGGTTTTTACCAGCCAGGTGGTGGTGCACAACAAACTAGTACCTATCATGGTCTTCAAGGATTCAATCAACATAATCAAAGTTTAGCAACTGGAAGTGCAACACCAGTTGGTTTGCAAAACTTTAGTtcacaatttttatcaaattcaaataTGCAAATAGCAGCAGCTGCTGTACAACAATATCGTAATCCAAGTGctagtggtggtggtagtagtAGTAGCAGTAGTAGTACGAGTAGTTTACCAGCACCAGCAAATGCTGCAGCAACATTTCTCAataaacatcaacaacaagaaCAACCAAGACAATTAAAAAGTCCATCTGGTAATCAACAAGATGTTCTTGCTTCTGTCTTTAGTTCAGCCCCACAAATATCATCACCAAAATCACGTAATTGCAAACAACAATCGCAATCAccacatcaacaacaacaacaacaacagcagcagcaacaacaacagcagcaacaacaacaatcgtCAAATCAACATCATAAATATCAACATTATCCCGGTGTTAGTCAGTCTGCTTTGGTAGGCAACTACAATAATTac gTATTACAACAAAACGTTAGAGGTATGGGTATGCCACGTGGTGGTGCTATTCAACCATCCCAACAACGCTATCCACCTCCAATTCAACGACCAGTTGTACCATTTCCACAAGGGCCAAACAATCAACAGCAACAAAATTGTATGCCCAATCAACAACAAtcacaacagcaacaacatcagcaacatcaacaacaacaacaaaatcaaataaatcgtCCCAGGCCAAATATGCATCAACAAAGAAATATGAAAAtgcaacaacaatattattctGGACAAGGTCAGTGTCGCAATG GTAATGTGAAGATGgattcaaatgataaaaatgataatcacaatgataaaattgttgatcaagcAAGTGGCAACAAAAATGTAACACAAGAAAATGACTCGAAGGAAGAAGTTAATCAGCAAAatgagtaa